A window from Sulfurovum sp. TSL1 encodes these proteins:
- a CDS encoding c-type cytochrome: MKNSTLLSLVAAAVLFTACGEETQKVAAEVNTTKVAEAVQKDTLNAAEAAKSKITETAEAAKVEAEEMADAAAEKAAAAKAAAASKAAEAVEAVKEKTAELTESEATAMTSETPEAPAAYAKCTGCHGANGKTKALGKSAIIAGQDKETLITSLKEYKAGTKNVAGMGSLMKGQVATMSDEEIEAVAEYLSQIK; this comes from the coding sequence ATGAAAAACAGTACATTACTTTCTCTTGTAGCAGCAGCGGTGTTGTTTACAGCATGTGGAGAAGAGACACAAAAAGTCGCAGCCGAAGTGAATACGACCAAAGTAGCTGAAGCCGTTCAAAAAGATACTCTCAATGCTGCAGAGGCAGCGAAGAGCAAAATAACCGAGACGGCAGAAGCAGCAAAAGTCGAAGCCGAAGAGATGGCGGATGCAGCAGCGGAAAAAGCGGCAGCAGCAAAAGCAGCAGCGGCATCCAAAGCAGCTGAGGCAGTGGAAGCCGTGAAGGAAAAAACAGCAGAGTTGACGGAATCTGAAGCAACGGCCATGACATCGGAAACACCAGAAGCCCCGGCAGCCTATGCAAAATGTACAGGGTGTCATGGTGCGAACGGTAAGACCAAAGCACTGGGTAAATCAGCGATCATAGCCGGTCAAGACAAAGAAACACTGATCACTTCACTCAAAGAGTACAAAGCCGGTACAAAAAATGTAGCGGGTATGGGTTCACTGATGAAGGGGCAGGTAGCAACGATGTCTGATGAAGAGATCGAAGCAGTAGCGGAGTATCTTTCACAAATCAAATAG